A single genomic interval of Vogesella indigofera harbors:
- a CDS encoding glycosyltransferase family 9 protein gives MIYVLLTYLLAPWWWLAKRLQRRGKVERILLVQTAKIGDMLCATPVILALRQHYPDAQLTVLHAPVTGKIISGMSEVDHCIAIRSDSWRGWGGKWRLARLIAAGRYDLAVNLSPSLPLLCGLIWAGVPRTLSIMPTKVGRTLAALRRCIDLTEQHRPGELVLATKQRLLQQQGIAMGLRKKMAIAASGETVCDRLGIAGDHSAIGLAISSANKLKELGEDLLSALVARLLRDYQGQVVLIGGLEDGSCAAAVQTRVQGGERVINAAGAFQLDELPALMQRLQLFIGVDSGLTYLADTFDVPMVVIVGPVDFREQRPLGARVQFVSKQPPCYPCAFVFNAPYACKTGDRACIRTVAVGDILVAAKEALND, from the coding sequence ATGATCTACGTACTGCTGACCTATCTGCTGGCGCCTTGGTGGTGGCTGGCCAAGCGCCTGCAGCGCCGGGGCAAAGTCGAACGTATCCTGCTGGTGCAGACCGCCAAGATCGGCGACATGCTTTGTGCCACGCCGGTGATCCTGGCGCTGCGCCAGCACTATCCCGATGCGCAGCTGACCGTGTTGCACGCGCCGGTCACCGGCAAGATCATCTCCGGCATGAGCGAAGTCGACCACTGCATTGCCATCCGATCCGACTCGTGGCGCGGCTGGGGGGGTAAATGGCGGCTGGCGCGGCTGATTGCCGCCGGGCGCTACGATCTGGCGGTCAACCTGTCGCCGTCGCTGCCGCTACTGTGCGGGCTGATCTGGGCCGGCGTGCCGCGCACGCTGTCCATCATGCCGACCAAGGTTGGCCGCACGCTGGCAGCGCTGCGCCGCTGCATCGACCTGACCGAACAGCATCGTCCGGGGGAACTGGTGCTGGCCACCAAGCAGCGCCTGCTGCAGCAGCAGGGCATCGCCATGGGCCTGCGCAAGAAAATGGCTATCGCCGCCAGTGGCGAAACCGTGTGTGACCGGCTGGGCATTGCCGGTGATCATTCCGCCATCGGGCTGGCGATTTCCAGTGCCAACAAGCTGAAAGAGCTGGGTGAGGACTTGCTGTCGGCGCTGGTGGCGCGGTTGTTACGGGATTATCAGGGGCAGGTGGTGCTGATCGGCGGGCTGGAGGACGGTTCGTGTGCCGCCGCCGTGCAGACCCGCGTGCAGGGTGGCGAACGTGTCATCAATGCCGCCGGTGCCTTCCAGCTGGACGAGCTGCCGGCGCTGATGCAGCGGCTGCAGCTGTTCATCGGCGTCGATTCCGGATTGACCTATCTGGCGGATACCTTTGACGTACCGATGGTCGTGATTGTCGGGCCGGTTGATTTCCGCGAGCAGCGACCGCTGGGCGCGCGAGTGCAGTTCGTGTCGAAACAGCCGCCCTGCTATCCGTGTGCCTTTGTATTCAATGCCCCTTATGCCTGCAAGACGGGTGACCGAGCCTGTATCCGCACTGTTGCGGTTGGGGACATTCTGGTGGCAGCGAAAGAAGCCCTGAATGACTGA
- a CDS encoding glycosyltransferase — protein MTTRTRILLLDTGNEWGGGTNSLFELLKRIDRERFDITCLFYRDYSKGQSTLSRELAAIGMPLRLLPQRKQPLWAKLAKELARGLLTWHKPWRQALVKRIEHAWRIAPNAAAIARQLRDERFDLLYMNNQPRSNLEGYLAAEQTGVPVVQHCRIEPLMDAADAAIVNRVANKVIGVSNGVVEALHRHGVQEDKCVAVLNGIDPDQPLPDGAAVRASLLAGHEHEIVLGAVGQLVERKGLRFLLQATAELLRRQLPVRLLLVGDGPQRAELESLAASLGISGQVVFAGFQTQPLTYTAAMDICVLVSQSEGLPRVLLEAMLLGKPVVASRVVGSQELVADGDSGLLVPYGDSAALAEALATLVADAGLRQRMGQAGEARVKAEYTIARYVAGTETILAEAARKP, from the coding sequence ATGACAACCCGAACCAGAATCCTGTTGCTGGATACCGGCAACGAGTGGGGCGGCGGGACCAACAGCCTGTTCGAGCTGCTCAAGCGCATCGACCGCGAGCGTTTCGACATCACCTGCCTGTTTTACCGTGATTACAGCAAGGGCCAGAGCACGCTGTCGCGCGAGCTGGCCGCCATCGGCATGCCGTTGCGCCTGTTGCCGCAGCGCAAACAGCCGCTGTGGGCCAAGCTGGCCAAGGAGCTGGCCCGTGGCCTGCTGACCTGGCACAAGCCCTGGCGTCAGGCGCTGGTCAAGCGCATCGAGCACGCCTGGCGCATCGCGCCCAATGCGGCGGCGATCGCGCGCCAGCTGCGTGACGAGCGCTTCGACCTGCTGTACATGAATAACCAGCCACGCTCCAATCTGGAGGGCTATCTGGCGGCCGAGCAGACCGGCGTGCCAGTGGTGCAGCACTGCCGCATCGAGCCGCTGATGGATGCCGCCGATGCCGCCATCGTCAACCGCGTGGCCAATAAGGTGATCGGCGTTTCCAACGGTGTGGTCGAGGCATTGCACCGTCACGGCGTGCAGGAGGACAAGTGCGTGGCGGTGCTGAACGGCATCGACCCGGATCAGCCCCTGCCGGACGGCGCGGCGGTGCGGGCATCACTGCTGGCCGGCCACGAGCACGAGATCGTGCTGGGCGCGGTCGGACAACTGGTAGAGCGCAAGGGCTTGCGCTTCTTGCTGCAGGCGACCGCCGAACTGCTGCGGCGCCAGCTGCCGGTGCGTCTGTTGCTGGTCGGCGACGGCCCGCAGCGTGCCGAACTGGAAAGCTTGGCCGCAAGCCTGGGCATCTCCGGGCAGGTGGTGTTTGCCGGCTTCCAGACCCAGCCGCTGACCTATACCGCGGCGATGGACATCTGTGTGCTGGTGTCGCAAAGCGAGGGCCTGCCGCGCGTGTTGCTGGAGGCGATGCTGCTGGGCAAGCCGGTGGTGGCGTCGCGCGTGGTCGGCTCGCAGGAGCTGGTCGCCGACGGTGACAGCGGCTTGCTGGTGCCGTATGGCGACAGCGCGGCGCTGGCCGAAGCGCTGGCCACGCTGGTGGCCGATGCTGGCTTGCGCCAGCGCATGGGGCAGGCCGGTGAAGCGCGGGTGAAGGCGGAGTACACCATCGCCCGCTACGTGGCCGGCACCGAGACCATCCTGGCAGAGGCAGCACGCAAACCATGA